A DNA window from Phaeobacter sp. A36a-5a contains the following coding sequences:
- a CDS encoding DUF2852 domain-containing protein, protein MTSYTSTAPHPSEQGWFSRSESWLDSKGKGAWIAAMVLGFVFFWPVGLALLFYMIWSKRMFSKSCTTRRKSWARHGMSAMTPSGNSAFDAYKADTLQRLEQEQHDFEAFLQRLRAAKDKSEFDQFMHERALQNDDEAIEIDDAEDDADSPRSKRH, encoded by the coding sequence ATGACGAGTTACACCTCTACCGCCCCGCACCCGTCCGAACAGGGCTGGTTTTCCCGCAGTGAATCCTGGCTCGACAGCAAAGGCAAAGGCGCCTGGATTGCCGCCATGGTCCTCGGCTTCGTCTTTTTCTGGCCGGTTGGCCTCGCCCTGTTGTTTTACATGATCTGGAGCAAGCGCATGTTCTCGAAATCCTGCACCACACGCCGTAAATCCTGGGCCCGTCATGGCATGTCCGCGATGACCCCGTCCGGCAACAGCGCTTTTGACGCCTACAAGGCCGATACGCTGCAACGGCTGGAGCAGGAACAGCATGATTTCGAAGCCTTCCTGCAACGTCTGCGGGCTGCAAAGGACAAATCGGAGTTCGATCAGTTCATGCACGAACGCGCGCTGCAGAACGACGATGAGGCCATCGAAATCGATGATGCAGAGGATGACGCGGACAGCCCGCGCAGCAAGCGTCACTGA
- a CDS encoding arginyltransferase, with amino-acid sequence MRHTLPIAPQFYVTAPQPCPYLADRMERKLFTALQGDGVEQLNNSLSQQGFRRSQNVLYRPSCSDCSACLSARINVAAFTASRGQKRTLKRNAGLDRRATSPWATEDQYALFRNYLDSRHADGGMADMDVFEYAAMIEETPIRSRVVEYIDRDSNALTAVSLTDVLEDGLSMVYSFYRPDLPQNSLGTFMILDHIDIAREAGLPYVYLGYWVPGSAKMGYKAKFTGLEVYHRGAWQPMTDPDAFDDTAHPLSTDPIAEQVANIHLPESRSHSR; translated from the coding sequence ATGCGCCACACTCTGCCGATTGCCCCACAGTTCTACGTGACTGCGCCGCAGCCCTGCCCCTATCTGGCAGATCGGATGGAGCGCAAACTGTTCACCGCCCTGCAGGGCGATGGTGTCGAACAGCTCAACAACAGCCTGTCGCAGCAGGGATTCCGTCGCTCGCAGAATGTTCTGTACCGGCCATCCTGCTCCGATTGCTCCGCCTGCCTGTCTGCCCGGATCAATGTCGCCGCCTTCACCGCCAGCCGGGGGCAGAAACGCACGTTGAAACGCAACGCCGGGCTGGATCGGCGCGCGACCTCTCCCTGGGCGACCGAAGATCAATATGCGCTGTTCCGCAACTACCTCGACAGCCGGCACGCCGATGGCGGCATGGCCGATATGGATGTCTTCGAATATGCCGCCATGATCGAGGAGACGCCCATTCGCAGCCGCGTCGTCGAATATATCGACCGCGACAGCAACGCGCTGACGGCGGTGTCGCTGACCGATGTGCTGGAGGATGGGCTGAGCATGGTCTATTCCTTCTATCGGCCCGATCTGCCGCAGAACTCGCTCGGCACCTTCATGATCCTGGATCACATCGACATCGCGCGCGAGGCCGGGCTGCCCTATGTCTACCTCGGCTATTGGGTGCCAGGCAGCGCCAAGATGGGCTACAAGGCGAAGTTCACCGGGCTTGAAGTCTATCATCGCGGCGCCTGGCAGCCGATGACCGATCCCGACGCCTTTGATGACACGGCGCACCCGCTGTCGACCGATCCGATTGCGGAACAGGTCGCTAATATTCACCTGCCGGAATCGCGCAGCCACAGCAGGTAA
- a CDS encoding TRAP transporter substrate-binding protein, which yields MDRRSFLKTSALGGSAAAATTLAAPAYAQGKRTLTMVTTWGRGAAGVHDSAQRVADSITAMSDGDLTIDLKASGELVGAFEVFDAVTAGQADMYHGADYYFTGQHPAYAYFTAVPFGMTPQELVNWYYQGEGMALHDELGQIFGLKSFLGGNTGPQAGGWFNKEINSPEDFNGLKFRMPGLGGKALGKLGASVQNIPGSEVYQALSSGAIDGTEWIGPWADEKMGFQEITKVYYTSGFHEPGAALSVATNRDVFDSLSPAHQKIIEIAAAEGHQWSLSQFMNNHGAALQRLQTGGVKTLEFPDSVWDAFGSATKETLDEFMGDELFAKIRNSVEASMKASSGWITKSEGAYRTQRDRVLG from the coding sequence ATGGATCGTCGTTCCTTTTTGAAGACATCCGCGCTGGGGGGCAGCGCCGCTGCAGCAACCACTCTGGCCGCACCGGCTTATGCGCAGGGCAAGCGTACCCTGACCATGGTCACCACCTGGGGCCGTGGCGCCGCGGGCGTTCATGACTCCGCACAGCGCGTCGCAGATTCGATCACCGCCATGTCCGATGGCGACCTGACCATCGACCTCAAAGCTTCCGGCGAACTGGTTGGTGCATTTGAGGTATTTGACGCGGTGACCGCCGGTCAGGCCGACATGTACCACGGTGCCGACTATTATTTCACCGGCCAGCACCCGGCCTATGCCTATTTCACTGCCGTGCCTTTCGGCATGACGCCGCAGGAACTGGTGAACTGGTACTACCAGGGCGAAGGCATGGCCCTGCATGATGAGCTGGGCCAGATCTTCGGTCTGAAATCCTTCCTTGGCGGCAACACTGGCCCTCAGGCCGGCGGCTGGTTCAACAAGGAAATCAACAGCCCCGAAGATTTCAACGGTCTGAAGTTCCGTATGCCGGGTCTGGGCGGCAAGGCGCTCGGCAAACTGGGCGCATCGGTTCAGAACATTCCCGGCTCCGAAGTGTATCAGGCGCTGTCCTCCGGTGCGATCGACGGCACCGAGTGGATCGGCCCCTGGGCAGATGAGAAGATGGGCTTCCAGGAAATCACCAAGGTCTACTACACCTCCGGTTTCCATGAGCCGGGTGCGGCGCTGTCCGTGGCGACCAACCGTGACGTGTTCGACAGCCTGTCGCCCGCGCATCAGAAAATCATCGAAATCGCGGCGGCCGAAGGTCACCAGTGGAGCCTGTCGCAGTTCATGAACAACCACGGTGCGGCTCTTCAGCGTCTGCAGACCGGTGGCGTGAAGACCCTGGAATTCCCTGACAGCGTCTGGGATGCCTTTGGCTCCGCGACCAAGGAAACCCTGGACGAGTTCATGGGTGACGAGCTGTTCGCAAAAATCCGCAACAGCGTCGAAGCGTCGATGAAAGCCTCTTCGGGCTGGATCACCAAATCTGAAGGTGCCTATCGCACCCAGCGCGACCGCGTTCTCGGCTAA
- a CDS encoding TRAP transporter small permease subunit yields the protein MQDESGVSFFGTLLDGLIWLVQNIAGAFYNFGYAVANPQLWLDWSDKASIMRFVYYGGSVEFFFVVFTAFLVLTAVGMYRRSIMWGVVRGLEGFANTLGRLFAWAGLLMVLQQIIIVFMQRVFARPDMSFGLGIALEKDISWFAEELKLYNALVVCLCVTYTFVQGGHVRVDLIYSGISFRAKRMVDMLGSLIFMMPAAVLTWMYGWYFLWRHLIVPKPSASDTLERLVMKSRALRWNIETIGFSPNGFNGYFLFKILLVTFAGIVFLHAIAFFYRSYLEFVEGPGSENKHLDKDSLGEGEEAYEGAH from the coding sequence ATGCAGGACGAAAGTGGCGTTTCCTTTTTCGGGACCTTACTGGACGGCCTGATCTGGCTGGTACAGAACATCGCGGGCGCCTTTTACAACTTCGGCTATGCCGTCGCCAACCCGCAGCTCTGGCTCGACTGGTCGGACAAGGCTTCCATCATGCGGTTCGTCTACTATGGCGGGTCGGTTGAGTTCTTCTTTGTTGTCTTCACCGCGTTTCTGGTGCTGACGGCGGTCGGCATGTATCGCCGCTCCATCATGTGGGGGGTCGTGCGCGGACTGGAGGGCTTTGCCAACACGCTGGGTCGGCTGTTTGCCTGGGCAGGTCTTCTGATGGTGCTGCAACAGATCATCATCGTCTTCATGCAGCGGGTGTTTGCGCGCCCGGACATGAGCTTTGGTCTGGGTATCGCGCTGGAAAAAGACATCAGCTGGTTCGCAGAAGAACTGAAGCTTTACAATGCCTTGGTGGTCTGCCTTTGTGTCACATACACCTTTGTGCAGGGCGGCCACGTGCGGGTCGATCTGATCTACTCCGGCATCAGCTTCCGGGCCAAGCGGATGGTTGACATGCTGGGATCGCTGATCTTCATGATGCCCGCCGCGGTGCTGACCTGGATGTATGGCTGGTACTTCCTGTGGCGCCACCTGATCGTGCCGAAGCCCTCGGCCTCGGACACGCTGGAGCGTCTGGTGATGAAATCCCGCGCGCTGCGCTGGAACATCGAGACCATCGGCTTCAGCCCCAATGGGTTCAACGGATACTTCCTGTTCAAGATCCTTCTGGTGACATTCGCCGGTATCGTCTTCCTGCATGCCATCGCGTTTTTCTACCGCTCGTATCTTGAGTTTGTGGAAGGCCCCGGCAGCGAGAACAAACACCTCGACAAGGACAGCCTTGGTGAAGGTGAAGAAGCCTATGAAGGCGCGCATTAA
- a CDS encoding RDD family protein, with protein sequence MTALPDPDYQADFYQLVPAKRLFAWLIDSLLITVLASIAVVFTAFTGLFIWPLLYLVIGFIYRAATIASGSATWGMAVAGIELRDLSGRKLDGQGALLHTAGYTVSMAFPLLQVISILMMLMSARGQGLTDAVMGTVMLNRRR encoded by the coding sequence ATGACCGCCCTGCCCGATCCAGACTACCAGGCTGATTTCTATCAGCTGGTCCCTGCCAAACGTCTGTTTGCCTGGCTTATCGACAGCCTGTTGATCACCGTTCTTGCCAGTATCGCCGTGGTTTTCACCGCCTTTACCGGGCTGTTCATCTGGCCGCTGCTCTATCTGGTGATCGGTTTCATCTATCGTGCTGCAACCATCGCTTCTGGTTCCGCGACCTGGGGCATGGCCGTCGCAGGCATCGAATTGCGCGACCTGTCGGGACGCAAGCTCGACGGTCAGGGCGCATTGCTGCATACCGCCGGATATACAGTCTCCATGGCCTTCCCGCTGCTGCAGGTGATCTCCATCCTCATGATGCTGATGTCCGCGCGCGGTCAGGGGCTGACGGATGCGGTGATGGGCACCGTCATGCTGAACCGGCGCCGCTGA
- a CDS encoding VOC family protein gives MQSLHAVTLIVPDYDSAIAFYCGTLGWQLAEDVDQGRKRWVRILPPGAREGSLILARADSDAQKTIIGNQFGGRVGLFLHTDDFARDHAAMLAAGVTFDEAPRHEPYGWVAVWRDPFGNRWDLLQLT, from the coding sequence ATGCAATCTCTTCATGCCGTGACGCTGATCGTCCCGGACTACGACAGCGCGATCGCGTTTTACTGCGGCACCCTCGGATGGCAGCTGGCCGAAGATGTCGATCAGGGGCGCAAGCGCTGGGTCCGGATCCTGCCGCCGGGCGCCCGTGAGGGCAGCCTGATCCTGGCCCGGGCCGACAGTGATGCCCAAAAGACCATCATCGGCAATCAATTTGGCGGCCGCGTCGGATTGTTCCTGCACACCGATGACTTCGCCCGAGACCATGCCGCCATGCTGGCCGCAGGCGTCACCTTCGACGAAGCACCCCGCCATGAACCCTACGGATGGGTTGCGGTCTGGCGCGACCCGTTCGGCAACCGCTGGGATCTGCTCCAGCTCACCTGA
- a CDS encoding RSP_2647 family RNA methyltransferase — translation MTASSSAPERARVKLKPKANARALRHGFPWVYANELVTDRRTRKLAPGTLAVLEDDAMTQMGLVAVNPESKIIARMLDSDPAAELSVEWFSARLRRALELREQLYDAPFYRLVHAESDGLPGVVIDRFGDTCVVQPNAAWAEAHIEPLTEALVAVTGVTTVLKNASGRTRSLEGLDDISTALRGTAPEAPVEVSMNGATYMADLTGGQKTGLFYDQRDNHAFAAKLVRPGANVLDVFSHVGGFGLAMLAAGAATATCVDGSAPALDLARDGAGASGFGDRFNARQGDAFEVLAQLAEEGAQFDVVICDPPAFAPSKQALEAGLRAYERIAKLAAPLVAPGGYLGLCSCSHAADLSRFRNASARGIGRGGRRSQLLHTGYAGADHPQLPQLAESGYLKAVFFRLD, via the coding sequence ATGACAGCATCTTCCTCCGCGCCCGAGCGCGCCCGCGTAAAACTGAAACCCAAAGCCAATGCCCGTGCCCTGCGCCACGGCTTTCCCTGGGTCTATGCCAATGAACTGGTCACCGACCGGCGCACCCGGAAACTGGCACCCGGCACCCTGGCGGTGCTGGAAGACGACGCGATGACGCAGATGGGGCTGGTTGCGGTCAACCCCGAAAGCAAGATCATCGCGCGGATGCTGGACAGCGATCCTGCGGCCGAGCTGAGCGTGGAGTGGTTCAGCGCCCGCCTGCGCCGCGCGCTGGAGCTGCGCGAACAGCTGTATGATGCGCCGTTCTACCGGCTGGTCCATGCTGAATCCGATGGTCTGCCCGGCGTGGTGATCGACCGCTTTGGCGATACCTGCGTGGTGCAGCCCAATGCCGCTTGGGCCGAAGCCCATATCGAACCGCTGACCGAGGCGCTGGTGGCGGTGACCGGGGTGACAACGGTATTGAAAAACGCCTCGGGCCGTACGCGCAGCCTGGAAGGGCTGGACGATATCAGCACTGCTCTGCGCGGCACCGCCCCCGAGGCGCCGGTAGAAGTGTCCATGAATGGCGCCACCTATATGGCGGATCTGACCGGCGGGCAGAAAACCGGCCTGTTCTACGACCAGCGCGACAATCACGCCTTTGCCGCCAAGCTGGTCAGGCCGGGCGCAAATGTGCTTGACGTGTTTTCCCATGTCGGCGGTTTTGGTCTGGCGATGCTGGCGGCTGGCGCGGCGACGGCAACCTGTGTAGACGGATCCGCTCCGGCGCTGGATCTGGCGCGGGACGGCGCAGGTGCCAGCGGTTTTGGCGATCGGTTCAACGCACGGCAGGGCGATGCCTTTGAGGTGCTGGCCCAGCTCGCCGAAGAAGGGGCGCAGTTTGATGTGGTGATCTGCGATCCGCCAGCCTTCGCACCGTCGAAACAGGCGCTTGAGGCGGGGTTGAGGGCCTATGAGCGGATTGCCAAACTGGCCGCCCCTCTGGTGGCGCCGGGTGGTTATCTGGGGCTGTGCTCCTGCTCGCATGCGGCTGACCTCAGCCGGTTCCGCAATGCCTCGGCGCGTGGCATCGGGCGCGGCGGGCGGCGCAGCCAGCTGCTGCACACCGGGTAT
- a CDS encoding glutamine-synthetase adenylyltransferase yields MGQSIDIQRLPRAFDADLAGDALALVPDLGGDEARLVAGAAGSSPYLKELITREATWLAPALADPLVALGKIMEAVRGLAPDQLKPGLRQAKRRLALLSGLCDLAGAWDLMQVTTALTQFAELCADRAIKAEIAALIRRQKLPGLTEADVETAGGLTLLAMGKMGAYELNYSSDIDMICLFDETRFDPADFYEARQGMVRATRNMCTVLSERTADGYVFRTDLRLRPDPAVTPVAMAMEAAERYYESLGRTWERAAYIKARPCAGDLKAGAEFLQTLRPFVWRRHLDFAAIQDAHDMRLRIRENKGTGGPLTVPGHDMKLGRGGIREIEFFTQTRQLIAGGRDESLRQRGTLDGLTALAAKGWVPQEACAQLSAHYIAHREVEHRIQMVHDAQTHRVPQSEDGIARIACLMDRDPQALQAEIRGRLQEVHELTEGFFAPDVPRPQPAAAVPEALDGDILARWPTYPALRSARGAQIFERLKPELLARLSRTAQPAEALVALDGFLAGLPAGVQLFSLFEANPQLIDLLIDIVGTSGTLASYLSRNSGVFDAVIGGSFFSDWPKREGLCQSLAAVLAQEEDYETQLDATRRWCKEWHFRIGVHHLRGLIDAATAGAQYAELAEVVIAGVAPVVLQQFAKKHGTPPGRGAAVLAMGSLGAGRINALSDLDLIVIYDPGTAEASEGPRPLATRPYYARLTQALITALTARMSQGQLYEVDMRLRPSGTQGPVATSLESFCAYQRNDAWVWEHLALTRARVMAAVPAPGAEGLAQDINAFRAGFLGAPRSRAAILPEVAKMRARLAAAKVPTGPWDAKTGAGRLMDIELIAQAGVLLSDATGQDVAAGLAGAVACGWLDAADAAELQRGYDLFWSVQTAARLVSGKAIDARTLGEGGALFLCRSTGYDDLAALEATLTESYGRCGDIIAAALEREGATGHDE; encoded by the coding sequence ATGGGACAGTCGATTGATATTCAGCGCCTTCCACGGGCATTTGATGCGGATCTGGCCGGCGATGCGCTTGCGCTTGTGCCGGACCTTGGCGGCGATGAGGCGCGCCTGGTCGCAGGGGCGGCGGGCTCCAGCCCCTATCTGAAGGAGCTGATCACCCGCGAGGCCACCTGGCTGGCGCCCGCACTGGCGGATCCGCTGGTCGCGCTTGGTAAGATCATGGAGGCTGTGCGCGGTTTGGCACCGGATCAGCTGAAGCCGGGGCTGCGGCAGGCCAAGCGCCGACTTGCGCTGCTGAGCGGGCTTTGCGATCTGGCCGGGGCCTGGGATCTGATGCAGGTGACCACGGCGCTGACGCAATTTGCCGAACTCTGCGCCGATCGGGCGATCAAGGCGGAAATTGCCGCACTGATCCGCCGTCAGAAACTGCCGGGCCTGACCGAGGCCGATGTGGAGACCGCCGGCGGGTTGACCCTGCTGGCCATGGGCAAGATGGGCGCCTATGAGCTGAACTACAGCTCCGACATCGACATGATCTGCCTGTTTGACGAGACACGGTTTGATCCGGCCGACTTCTATGAGGCGCGTCAGGGCATGGTGCGGGCGACGCGCAACATGTGCACGGTACTGAGCGAACGCACTGCCGACGGCTATGTCTTCCGTACCGATCTGCGCTTGCGGCCCGACCCGGCGGTTACACCGGTGGCCATGGCGATGGAGGCGGCGGAGCGCTATTACGAGAGCCTCGGGCGCACCTGGGAGCGCGCCGCCTATATCAAGGCGCGCCCCTGCGCCGGGGATCTGAAGGCGGGGGCCGAGTTCCTGCAGACGCTGCGCCCCTTTGTCTGGCGGCGGCATCTGGATTTCGCGGCTATTCAGGACGCCCATGACATGCGTTTGCGGATCCGCGAAAACAAGGGGACCGGCGGGCCACTGACGGTGCCCGGCCATGACATGAAACTGGGGCGTGGTGGCATCCGCGAAATCGAGTTCTTTACCCAGACCCGACAGCTGATCGCCGGCGGGCGGGATGAGAGCCTGCGCCAGCGCGGCACGCTCGATGGGCTGACCGCGCTCGCGGCCAAGGGCTGGGTGCCGCAGGAGGCCTGCGCGCAGCTCAGCGCGCATTACATTGCCCACCGCGAGGTGGAGCACCGCATCCAGATGGTGCATGACGCCCAGACCCACCGGGTGCCGCAGTCCGAAGATGGCATTGCCCGGATTGCCTGTCTGATGGACCGCGACCCGCAGGCGCTGCAGGCGGAGATCCGTGGGCGGTTGCAGGAGGTGCATGAGCTGACCGAGGGGTTCTTTGCCCCGGATGTGCCAAGGCCGCAACCGGCCGCGGCGGTGCCGGAGGCTCTGGATGGCGATATCCTGGCGCGCTGGCCGACCTATCCTGCGCTGCGCTCGGCGCGCGGTGCGCAGATATTCGAGCGGCTGAAACCGGAGCTGCTGGCGCGACTGTCCCGCACCGCCCAGCCGGCCGAGGCGCTGGTGGCGCTGGATGGGTTCCTGGCGGGGCTGCCTGCCGGTGTGCAGCTGTTTTCACTCTTTGAAGCCAACCCGCAACTGATTGATTTGCTGATAGATATTGTCGGCACCTCTGGTACGCTGGCGAGCTATCTGTCGCGTAATTCCGGGGTATTCGATGCTGTGATCGGCGGCTCGTTCTTCAGTGACTGGCCCAAGCGGGAGGGGCTCTGCCAGTCGCTTGCGGCGGTGCTGGCGCAGGAAGAGGATTATGAAACCCAGCTGGATGCCACCCGGCGCTGGTGCAAGGAGTGGCATTTCCGTATCGGGGTGCATCATCTGCGCGGGCTGATCGATGCTGCCACCGCAGGGGCGCAATATGCCGAACTGGCCGAGGTGGTGATTGCCGGGGTGGCGCCGGTTGTCCTGCAGCAGTTTGCAAAGAAACACGGAACGCCTCCAGGGCGCGGGGCGGCGGTTCTGGCCATGGGATCGCTGGGTGCGGGGCGGATCAATGCGCTGTCGGATCTCGACCTGATCGTGATTTATGACCCCGGAACCGCGGAGGCCTCGGAGGGGCCGCGACCGCTGGCGACACGCCCGTATTATGCGCGGCTGACCCAGGCGCTGATCACGGCGCTGACTGCGCGTATGTCGCAGGGGCAGCTCTATGAGGTGGACATGCGGTTGCGACCCTCCGGCACCCAAGGCCCGGTGGCCACGAGCCTCGAGAGCTTCTGCGCGTATCAGCGCAATGACGCCTGGGTCTGGGAACATCTGGCGCTGACCCGGGCGCGGGTGATGGCGGCTGTGCCAGCACCGGGTGCGGAGGGGCTGGCGCAGGATATCAACGCATTTCGAGCGGGTTTTCTCGGGGCGCCGCGCAGCCGCGCGGCGATCCTGCCCGAGGTCGCCAAAATGCGCGCCCGTCTGGCCGCTGCCAAGGTGCCGACAGGTCCCTGGGACGCCAAGACCGGCGCGGGTCGGCTGATGGATATCGAGCTGATCGCCCAGGCCGGGGTCCTGCTGAGCGATGCCACCGGGCAGGACGTGGCCGCCGGACTGGCGGGCGCTGTCGCCTGTGGCTGGCTGGATGCCGCAGATGCAGCGGAATTGCAGCGCGGCTATGATCTATTCTGGTCGGTACAGACGGCGGCGCGGCTGGTCTCGGGCAAGGCAATTGATGCACGGACATTGGGAGAGGGCGGCGCGCTCTTTCTGTGTCGCAGCACCGGCTATGACGATCTCGCCGCGCTGGAGGCGACGCTGACCGAGAGCTACGGCAGATGCGGTGACATCATCGCCGCCGCATTGGAGAGAGAGGGGGCGACAGGCCATGACGAATGA
- a CDS encoding TRAP transporter large permease, translating to MLFGLDGVEIGLIIVFFCLFGGILSGFPVAFAIGGAGIISFGIIAALDSAGILVHQAIDTSSQVYRDLVGSGVKPDVISVFRYPELPRVAEAVFPQGWEVAMDRNISFVVNRMNERVLAGASIETLLAVLMFVLMGITLERSKIANDLLTTMARVFGPLPGGLAVSIVVVGAFLAASTGIVGATVVTMGLLALPTMLRNNYSPELATGVIAASGTLGQIIPPSIVIVLLGTLAGDLYSTAQETRAQEFGCSDALTYLGEPAVVSVGTLFQAALLPGILLALLYALYAFGYALLNPEKAPAVVLEGGTGEPITRGEGLTWFLGVPVALIAGALLLGQVNLIGSQNITVSTFSDAGQTASLRTNVAADCQAAMIDLHGQEAWDAAVAEQKSIDDAGGVAQATKLTEDEMAAARVAKIEAAAPIGTGLTVLMVLMGLTLAVGRGVSPSRDPKPLILGAIGVLLIALVDIVAISPTTTPGVTVLLIALPSLLALYGCKVAAVRSSQNDLIRVVFPPLILIIAVLGSILGGITNPTPAAALGAGGAIMLAAYRKLQDQGKSGWIIIWATLAVAICILVGVNFDLRINGQDGVSAETIIAFGVAYGAYLFALFGLLYGCWVLFKGGVLTPVVRETAKVTSMVFTILIGSQLLNLVVISFGGEHYIQQFLKSFDSELKVFLIVMVVLFILGFVLDFLEIIYIVIPIVGPVIYGGSFDPKWVTIMVAVNLQTSFLTPPFGFALFYLRGVAPKEVTTGHIYRGILPFVLIQVVGLGILWMFPSIVTIVPALMPN from the coding sequence ATGCTATTCGGACTTGATGGCGTTGAAATCGGCCTGATCATTGTCTTCTTCTGCCTTTTCGGAGGCATTCTCTCCGGCTTTCCAGTGGCCTTTGCCATTGGCGGAGCCGGCATCATCTCCTTCGGGATCATTGCGGCGCTCGACAGTGCCGGGATCCTGGTTCACCAGGCCATCGACACCTCGTCGCAGGTCTATCGCGACCTGGTGGGCTCCGGCGTCAAGCCGGATGTCATATCGGTGTTCAGATATCCTGAACTGCCACGGGTCGCCGAGGCGGTGTTCCCGCAGGGTTGGGAAGTTGCGATGGACCGCAACATCTCCTTTGTCGTGAACCGTATGAACGAACGGGTTCTGGCCGGTGCCTCGATCGAGACCCTGCTGGCAGTGCTGATGTTCGTCCTGATGGGCATCACGCTGGAACGGTCGAAGATCGCCAACGACCTGCTGACCACCATGGCGCGCGTCTTTGGTCCGCTGCCCGGCGGTCTGGCAGTTTCCATCGTGGTTGTGGGCGCTTTCCTTGCGGCCTCCACCGGGATCGTCGGCGCAACCGTGGTGACCATGGGCCTGCTGGCGCTGCCCACCATGCTGCGCAACAACTATTCGCCGGAACTGGCGACCGGTGTGATCGCCGCCTCGGGCACGCTGGGGCAGATCATTCCGCCCTCCATCGTGATCGTTCTTCTGGGCACGCTTGCGGGGGATCTCTATTCCACCGCACAGGAAACCCGTGCGCAGGAATTCGGCTGCTCCGATGCGCTGACCTATCTGGGTGAGCCAGCGGTTGTTTCGGTCGGGACGCTGTTCCAGGCCGCGCTGCTGCCGGGTATCCTGCTGGCGCTTCTCTATGCGCTCTATGCCTTTGGCTATGCGCTGCTGAATCCGGAAAAAGCTCCGGCAGTTGTGCTTGAGGGCGGTACTGGCGAGCCGATCACCCGTGGCGAAGGCCTCACCTGGTTCCTCGGTGTGCCGGTGGCGCTGATTGCAGGTGCGTTGCTGCTGGGCCAGGTGAACCTGATCGGTAGCCAGAACATCACGGTTTCGACCTTCTCCGATGCGGGGCAGACGGCATCGCTGCGCACCAATGTGGCTGCGGACTGTCAGGCGGCAATGATTGACCTGCATGGCCAGGAGGCCTGGGATGCCGCCGTCGCCGAGCAGAAGAGCATCGACGACGCAGGCGGCGTTGCCCAGGCAACCAAGCTGACCGAGGACGAGATGGCCGCAGCCCGTGTCGCCAAGATCGAAGCCGCGGCTCCGATTGGCACCGGTCTGACCGTGCTGATGGTGCTGATGGGGCTGACGCTGGCGGTTGGTCGCGGGGTTTCGCCCTCGCGGGATCCCAAGCCCTTGATCCTGGGGGCGATTGGCGTGCTGCTGATTGCGCTGGTCGATATCGTGGCAATTTCACCGACCACGACGCCCGGGGTCACCGTGCTGCTGATCGCGCTGCCAAGCCTCCTGGCGCTCTATGGGTGCAAGGTCGCGGCGGTGCGCAGTTCACAGAATGATCTGATCCGCGTGGTGTTCCCGCCGCTGATCCTGATCATTGCGGTGCTGGGGTCCATTCTGGGCGGCATCACCAACCCGACGCCCGCTGCGGCGCTGGGGGCTGGGGGCGCCATCATGCTGGCGGCCTACCGCAAGCTGCAGGACCAGGGGAAATCCGGCTGGATCATCATCTGGGCAACCCTTGCGGTGGCGATCTGTATCCTAGTTGGTGTCAACTTCGATCTGCGGATCAATGGGCAGGATGGGGTTTCGGCAGAGACCATTATCGCCTTTGGTGTGGCCTATGGCGCCTATCTCTTTGCGCTCTTCGGGCTGCTCTACGGTTGCTGGGTGCTGTTTAAGGGCGGGGTGCTGACACCGGTGGTGCGCGAAACGGCCAAGGTCACGTCGATGGTCTTCACCATCCTGATCGGCTCGCAGCTGCTCAATCTGGTGGTGATCTCCTTTGGCGGGGAACACTATATCCAGCAGTTCCTCAAGAGCTTTGACAGCGAGCTGAAGGTCTTCCTGATCGTGATGGTGGTGCTGTTCATCCTTGGCTTCGTGCTCGACTTCCTGGAGATCATCTACATCGTGATCCCGATTGTCGGGCCGGTGATCTACGGCGGCTCCTTCGATCCGAAGTGGGTGACCATCATGGTTGCGGTGAACCTGCAGACGTCGTTCCTGACGCCGCCGTTTGGATTTGCGCTGTTCTATCTGCGCGGGGTGGCACCGAAGGAGGTGACCACAGGCCATATCTATCGCGGGATCCTGCCATTTGTGCTGATCCAGGTGGTGGGTCTGGGGATCCTGTGGATGTTCCCCTCCATCGTGACAATCGTGCCGGCGCTGATGCCAAACTGA